The following proteins are encoded in a genomic region of Zootoca vivipara chromosome W, rZooViv1.1, whole genome shotgun sequence:
- the LOC132591438 gene encoding glycogen synthase kinase-3 beta-like: MSSGSAGSSRPRTSSFADPSGGAPATASTAPGPTSGAAPGAKPGGAAGPGPGGGGSSTAVGSFPGLKLGRDSGKVTTVVATPGQGPDRPQEVSYSDIKVIGNGSFGVVYQARLADSGELVAIKKVLQDKRFKNRELQIMRKLDHCNIVRLRYFFYSSGEKKDEVYLNLVLDFVPETVYRVARHFTKAKQTIPVIYVKVYMYQLFRSLAYIHSQGVCHRDIKPQNLLVDPDTAVLKLCDFGSAKQLVRGEPNVSYICSRYYRAPELIFGATDYTSNIDIWSAGCVLAELLLGQPIFPGDSGVDQLVEIIKVLGTPTREQIREMNPNYTEFKFPQIKAHPWIKVFKPRTPLEAISLCSRLLEYTPATRLSPLEACANSFFDELREPNARLPNGRDLPPLFNFSPVELSIQPGLNTNLIPPHIRSQASSVGSVPGSTSSHSEGRMGTDRSQVTPGDGAGPIANTS; encoded by the coding sequence ATGAGTAGCGGCAGCGCCGGCTCTTCCCGGCCCCGGACGAGCTCCTTCGCAGACCCGTCAGGCGGGGCTCCCGCCACAGCGTCCACCGCGCCAGGCCCGACCTCGGGGGCAGCGCCGGGGGCGAAGCCCGGGGGGGCTGCCGGGCCTGGCCCGGGGGGAGGCGGGTCCAGCACGGCAGTCGGCTCCTTCCCGGGGCTCAAGCTGGGCCGAGATAGCGGCAAGGTGACCACCGTGGTGGCCACGCCAGGTCAGGGCCCCGACCGCCCCCAAGAAGTTTCGTATTCTGATATCAAGGTCATCGGCAATGGGTCATTTGGGGTCGTCTACCAGGCCCGACTAGCAGATTCCGGAGAGCTGGTTGCTATCAAGAAGGTGCTGCAAGATAAACGCTTCAAGAACCGAGAGCTGCAGATCATGAGGAAGTTGGATCACTGCAACATTGTTCGCCTGCGGTATTTCTTCTACTCGAGTGGGGAGAAGAAGGATGAAGTTTATCTTAATTTAGTCCTGGACTTCGTGCCCGAGACGGTCTATCGCGTGGCCCGACACTTCACCAAAGCCAAACAGACCATCCCTGTCATCTATGTAAAGGTGTACATGTACCAGCTGTTCCGCAGTCTTGCTTACATCCATTCTCAAGGCGTGTGTCATCGGGACATCAAACCCCAGAACCTACTGGTGGACCCCGACACAGCAGTACTGAAGCTTTGTGATTTTGGCAGTGCAAAGCAGCTGGTGCGAGGAGAACCCAACGTTTCCTACATCTGTTCCCGCTACTATCGTGCTCCTGAGCTCATCTTTGGAGCCACAGACTACACCTCAAACATAGATATCTGGTCTGCTGGCTGCGTGCTGGCAGAGCTGCTTCTGGGGCAGCCTATATTTCCTGGGGACAGTGGAGTGGACCAGCTGGTGGAGATCATCAAGGTGTTGGGGACACCAACGCGAGAACAGATCCGAGAAATGAATCCCAACTATACGGAGTTTAAGTTCCCCCAGATTAAAGCACACCCCTGGATAAAGGTGTTCAAGCCTCGCACGCCGCTGGAGGCCATCTCGCTGTGCAGCCGGCTGCTGGAGTACACGCCCGCCACCCGCCTCTCCCCACTGGAGGCTTGCGCCAACAGCTTCTTCGACGAGCTGCGTGAGCCCAATGCTCGGCTGCCCAACGGCCGCGACCTGCCCCCCCTCTTCAACTTCAGTCCTGTGGAGCTATCCATCCAGCCAGGGTTGAACACAAACCTCATTCCACCACACATTCGATCCCAGGCCAGCTCGGTGGGAAGTGTGCCTGGCTCCACATCTTCGCACAGTGAGGGGAGAATGGGAACCGACAGGAGCCAGGTTACACCCGGAGACGGAGCAGGACCCATCGCCAACACATCCTGA